A window of Lagenorhynchus albirostris chromosome 11, mLagAlb1.1, whole genome shotgun sequence contains these coding sequences:
- the LOC132529867 gene encoding YTH domain-containing protein 1-like → MAADSREEKDGELNVLDDILTEVPEQDDELYNPESEQDKNEKKGSKRKSDRMESTDTKRQKPSVHSRQLISKPLSSSVSNNKRMVSTKGKSVTEYKNEEYQRSERNKRLEADRKIRLSSSASRESFKSQSEKTCLRKRDPERRVKSPTPGGSERIGLEVDRRASRSSQSSKEEVNSEEYGSDHETGSSGSSDEQGNNTENEEEGVEDVEEDEEVEEDAEEDEEVDDDGEEEEEEEEEEEEEEEEEEEEEEEEYEQDERDQKEEGNDYDTRSEASDSDSESVSFTDGSVRSGSGTDGSDEKKKERKRARGISPLVFDRSGSSASESYADQTSKLKYVLQDARFFLIKSNNRENVSLAKAKGVWSTLPVNEKKLNAAFRSARSVILIFSVRESGKFQGFARLSSESHHGGSPIHWVLPAGMNAKMLGGVFKIDWICRRELPFTKSAHLTNPWNEHKPVKIGRDGQEIELECGTQLCLLFPPDESIDLYQVIHKMRHKRRMHSQPRSRGRPSRREPVRDVGRRRPEDYDIHNSRKKPRIDYAPEFHQRPGYLKDPRYQEVDRRFSGVRRDVFLNGSYNDYVREFHNMGPPPPWQGMTPYPGMEQPPHHPYYQHHAPPPQAHPPYSGHHPVPHEARYRDKRVHDYDMRVDDFLRRTQAVVSGRRSRPRERDRERERDRPRDNRRDRERDRGRDRERGRERLCDRDRDRGERGRYRR, encoded by the exons ATGGCGGCCGACAGCCGAGAGGAGAAAGATGGAGAACTTAATGTTCTAGATGATATTTTGACTGAAGTACCAGAACAGGACGATGAACTCTATAATCCAGAGAGTGAAcaagataaaaatgagaaaaagggttcaaaaagaaaaagtgaccGAATGGAATCTACTGACACAAAGCGACAAAAGCCTTCTGTTCATTCAAGACAATTGATTTCTAAGCCACTGAGCTCATCAGTTAGCAATAACAAAAGAATGGTTAGCACAAAAGGAAAGTCAGTCACAGAGTATAAAAATGAGGAATATCAAAGATCTGAAAGAAACAAACGTCTAGAAGCTGATCGGAAGATTCGTTTGTCAAGCAGTGCCTCCAGAGAATCTTTTAAGAGTCAATCTGAGAAAACATGTCTGCGGAAAAGGGATCCTGAAAGGAGGGTCAAATCCCCTACACCAGGTGGTTCTGAGAGAATTGGGCTTGAAGTGGATAGACGTGCAAGCAGATCCAGCCAGTCTTCCAAGGAGGAAGTGAACTCTGAAGAATATGGCTCTGACCATGAGACTGGCAGCAGTGGTTCTTCTGATGAGCAAGGCAACAACACTGAGAATGAGGAGGAAGGGGTGGAAGATGTGGAGGAAGATGAAGAAGTAGAAGAAGATGCAGAGGAAGATGAAGAGGTGGATGATgatggagaggaggaagaggaggaagaagaagaggaagaggaggaggaggaggaagaggaggaggaggaagaagaagaatatgAACAGGATGAGAGAGAccagaaggaagagggaaatgatTATGACACCCGGAGTGAGGCTAGCGACTCCGATTCTGAATCTGTTTCCTTCACGGATGGGTCTGTCAGATCTGGTTCAGGAACAGATGgatcagatgagaaaaagaaggaaaggaagagagctaGAGGCATATCTCCTCTTGTTTTTGATAGAAGTGGAAGCTCTGCATCAGAGTCATATGCAG ATCAAACCAGTAAACTCAAATATGTCCTACAGGATGCGAGATTTTTTCTCATAAAGAGTAACAACCGTGAGAATGTGTCCCTTGCCAAAGCTAAGGGTGTATGGTCTACACTGCCAGTAAATGAGAAGAAATTAAATGCTGCATTCAGATCTGCAAGGAGTGTTATCTTAATATTTTCTGTGAGAGAGAGTGGAAAATTTCAAGGATTTGCAAGACTTTCTTCAGAATCACACCATGGAGGATCTCCTATACATTGGGTGCTTCCAGCAGGAATGAATGCTAAAATGCTGGGAGGCGTCTTTAAAATTGACTGGATTTGCAGGCGTGAATTACCCTTCACTAAGTCGGCTCATCTCACCAATCCTTGGAATGAACATAAGCCAGTAAAGATCGGACGTGATGGACAGGAAATTGAACTTGAATGTGGAACCCAGCTTTGTCTTCTATTTCCCCCTGATGAAAGTATTGACTTGTATCAGGTCATTCATAAAATGCGTCACAAGAGAAGAATGCATTCTCAGCCCCGGTCAAGAGGACGTCCATCCCGTCGAGAACCAGTCCGGGATGTGGGAAGGCGTCGACCAGAAGATTATGATATTCATAACAGCAGAAAGAAACCAAGGATTGACTATGCCCCTGAGTTTCATCAGAGACCAGGGTATTTAAAGGATCCACGATACCAAGAAGTAGATAGACGGTTTTCAGGAGTTCGCCGAGATGTGTTTTTAAATGGGTCCTACAATGATTATGTGAGGGAATTTCATAACATGGGACCACCACCACCTTGGCAAGGAATGACTCCTTATCCTGGAATGGAACAACCTCCACACCATCCTTACTATCAGCACCATGCTCCACCTCCTCAAGCTCATCCCCCCTACTCAGGACATCACCCAGTACCACATGAAGCAAGATACAGAGATAAACGAGTACATGATTATGATATGAGGGTGGATGATTTCCTTCGTCGAACACAAGCTGTTGTCAGTGGTCGGAGAAGTAGACCTCGTGAAAGAGATCGGGAGCGAGAGCGAGACCGCCCTAGAGATAACAGAAGAGACAGAGAACGAGATAGAGGACGTgatagagaaagaggaagagagcgATTATGTGATCGGGACAGAGACCGAGGGGAGAGAGGTCGATATAGAAGATAA